A window of the Brassica napus cultivar Da-Ae chromosome C5, Da-Ae, whole genome shotgun sequence genome harbors these coding sequences:
- the LOC125587455 gene encoding actin-related protein 3-like, with the protein MFKDFGRRLQRDLKKIVDARVLANNARTGGEITSQPVEVNVVSHPVQKFAVWFGGSVLSSTPEFFASCRTKEEYEECGASICRTNPVFKGMY; encoded by the coding sequence ATGTTCAAAGATTTCGGAAGAAGGTTACAAAGGGATCTCAAAAAGATTGTTGATGCCCGTGTTCTTGCTAATAACGCACGTACCGGTGGTGAAATCACGTCTCAACCAGTGGAGGTTAATGTGGTTAGCCACCCTGTCCAAAAGTTTGCTGTTTGGTTTGGAGGCTCTGTGCTTTCATCAACTCCTGAGTTTTTCGCGAGCTGCAGAACGAAAGAGGAGTATGAGGAATGTGGAGCAAGCATATGCCGTACTAATCCGGTGTTCAAAGGGatgtattaa
- the BNAC05G08220D gene encoding cyclin-dependent protein kinase inhibitor SMR8, with protein MGHSDKSYNQLEGEIREATDAKKWVFAGIPPRSPLKPINSSSDVTVSETEDQDQCPTTPTAVSVRIPRVPPCPAAPKKRKPSSKCSYIATGREFFCPPDLETVFIQRAAS; from the coding sequence ATGGGACATTCCGACAAATCTTACAACCAACTCGAAGGAGAGATACGTGAAGCCACCGACGCTAAAAAATGGGTTTTCGCTGGTATTCCTCCACGTTCGCCGCTCAAGCCAATTAACTCCTCTTCCGACGTCACAGTCAGCGAAACAGAGGATCAAGATCAGTGTCCGACGACACCCACAGCGGTTTCCGTCAGAATTCCAAGAGTCCCGCCGTGCCCAGCCGCACCAAAGAAGCGGAAGCCGTCGTCCAAGTGCAGCTACATTGCCACCGGTAGAGAGTTCTTCTGTCCACCAGACCTCGAAACCGTTTTCATTCAGAGAGCTGCTAGTTAA
- the LOC106355123 gene encoding ribose-phosphate pyrophosphokinase 3, chloroplastic-like, translated as MAAISPATATTAASLSLPQLSSSPSSLSSPFSLSFKTVAVGSRCVRCGVRSLENQSGHRSLDFLSNGDPISLINPNSSSSPISMSASASESGSKCSKRVCLFHSDETRDLAERIVAQSDCIELRSINWKKFDDGFPNLFIQNAQGIRGQHVAFLASFSSPAVIFEQLSVIYALPKLFVSSFTLVLPFFPTGTSERMEDEGDVATAFTLARILSNIPASRGGPTSLVTFDIHALQERFYFGDTILPCFESGIPLLKNRLQALPDSDNISIAFPDDGAWKRFHKQLQHYPTIVCNKVRMGDKRIVRIKEGDAEGRHVVIVDDLVQSGGTLIECQKVLAAHGAAKISAYVTHGIFPKSSWKRFKLDTKGDPAEGFSYFWITDSCGLTVKEVMNKPPFEVLSLAGSIASALQV; from the exons ATGGCGGCTATTTCTCCGGCGACTGCAACAACCGCTGCCTCTCTATCTCTCCCTCAGTTGAGCTCCTCTCCATCGTCGTTATCGTCTCCGTTTTCTCTGAGTTTCAAAACCGTTGCAGTCGGTAGTCGCTGCGTGAGGTGTGGAGTCAGAAGCTTAGAGAACCAGTCGGGTCATCGGAGCCTCGATTTCTTGTCCAATGGGGATCCGATCAGCCTGATTAACCCGAATTCGTCGTCTTCTCCGATATCAATGTCTGCATCAGCGTCGGAATCTGGTTCCAAGTGCTCGAAGCGTGTATGTCTCTTCCACAGCGACGAGACTAGAGATCTCGCCGAGAGAATCGTCGCCCAATCGGATTGTATCGAGCTACGAAGCATCAATTGGAA gaaaTTTGACGATGGATTCCCTAATCTGTTCATACAAAATGCTCAAGGCATTCGTGGGCAGCACGTGGCCTTCTTGGCTTCGTTCAGTTCACCGGCTGTGATCTTCGAACAGCTCTCGGTTATCTATGCTCTCCCCAAGCTTTTCGTATCGTCGTTTACACTTGTTCTTCCGTTCTTCCCCACTGGAACTTCTGAGAGAATGGAGGACGAGGGTGACGTGGCGACTGCTTTCACTCTGGCTAGGATACTCTCGAACATACCGGCTTCTAGAGGAGGACCGACTAGCTTGGTGACATTCGATATTCATGCCTTGCAG GAAAGGTTCTACTTTGGTGATACTATACTTCCGTGCTTTGAAAGTGGTATACCTTTGCTCAAGAACAGACTCCAGGCTCTACCTGATTCTGATAAC ATATCTATTGCATTCCCGGATGATGGAGCATGGAAACGTTTCCACAAGCAACTCCAACATTATCCAACG ATTGTTTGCAACAAAGTTAGAATGGGAGACAAAAGAATAGTGCGTATCAAAGAGGGGGACGCTGAAGGAAGGCATGTTGTGATTGTCGATGATTTGGTTCAGTCAGGAGGCACGCTAATCGAATGCCAG AAAGTCTTAGCTGCACATGGAGCAGCGAAAATAAGTGCATATGTAACACACGGCATATTCCCCAAGAGTTCATGGAAACGTTTCAAGCTCGACACCAAAG GTGATCCTGCGGAAGGTTTTAGCTATTTCTGGATCACAGACTCTTGTGGATTGACAGTGAAAGAGGTGATGAACAAGCCTCCTTTTGAAGTTCTGAGCCTCGCTGGTTCCATAGCTTCTGCTCTTCAAGTTTAA
- the LOC106357932 gene encoding AP-1 complex subunit mu-2, whose amino-acid sequence MAGAASALFLLDIKGRVLVWRDYRGDVTAAQAERFFTKLIEKEGDSESNDPVVYDNGVTYMFVQHSNVYLMIASRQNCNAASLLFFLHRVIDVFKHYFEELEEESLRDNFVVVYELLDEMMDFGYPQYTEARILSEFIKTDAYRMEVTQRPPMAVTNAVSWRSEGLQFKKNEVFLDVVESVNILVNSNGQIVRSDVVGALKMRTYLSGMPECKLGLNDRVLLEAQGRATKGKAIDLEDIKFHQCVRLARFENDRTISFIPPDGAFDLMTYRLSTQVKPLIWVEAQIERHSRSRVEMLVKARSQFKERSTATNVEIELPVPTDASNPTVRTSLGSAAYAPEKDALVWKIKSFPGNKEYMLRAEFHLPSVTAEEATPERKAPIRVKFEIPYFTVSGIQVRYLKVIEKSGYQALPWVRYITMAGEYELRLM is encoded by the exons ATGGCAGGGGCGGCCTCCGCGCTGTTTCTGCTCGACATCAAAGGGCGCGTCCTCGTCTGGCGCGATTACCGCGGCGACGTCACCGCTGCTCAAGCCGAGCGTTTCTTCACCAAACTCATCGAGAAAGAG GGAGATTCAGAGTCTAATGATCCGGTTGTTTACGATAACGGAGTGACCTACATGTTTGTACAGCATAGTAACGTTTACCTCATGATAGCTTCCAGGCAGAACTGTAACGCTGCCAGTCTTCTCTTCTTCCTGCATCGCGTTATCGAT GTCTTCAAGCACTATTTTGAGGAGTTGGAGGAAGAGTCATTGAGGGATAACTTTGTGGTTGTG TATGAGTTACTTGACGAGATGATGGACTTTGGTTACCCTCAGTATACTGAAGCAAGAATCCTTAGTGAGTTCATCAAGACTGATGCTTATAGGATGGAAGTCACACAGAGACCTCCCATGGCTGTCACTAATGCTGTTTCGTGGAGGAGTGAGGGGTTACAGTTCAAGAAAAACGAA GTTTTCTTGGACGTGGTAGAGAGTGTAAATATCCTTGTGAACAGTAATGGGCAAATTGTGAGGTCTGATGTCGTTGGAGCACTGAAGATGCGAACATATTTGAG TGGAATGCCAGAGTGTAAGCTAGGTCTGAATGATAGAGTACTGTTGGAAGCACAGGGACGAGCAACAAAAGGAAAAGCTATTGATTTGGAGGACATCAAATTTCATCA GTGTGTTCGATTGGCCCGTTTTGAGAACGATAGGACAATATCTTTCATACCACCTGATGGGGCTTTTGATTTAATGACATATAGACTCAGTACCCAG GTAAAGCCTCTTATATGGGTCGAAGCTCAGATAGAGAGGCATTCCAGGAGTCGTGTTGAGATGCTAGTAAAAGCGAGAAGCCAGTTCAAGGAAAGAAG CACTGCAACGAATGTTGAGATCGAGTTGCCTGTACCAACTGATGCATCCAATCCCACCGTTAGAACATCTCTCGGGTCTGCAGCATATGCTCCCGAAAAAGATGCATTGGTTTGGAAAATCAAGTCTTTCCCTGGGAACAAG GAGTATATGTTGAGAGCAGAGTTCCATCTCCCAAGTGTAACCGCAGAGGAAGCCACGCCTGAGCGAAAAGCTCCTATCCGTGTCAAATTCGAGATACCATATTTCACTGTTTCAGGAATACAG GTTCGGTACTTGAAGGTCATTGAGAAGAGCGGGTACCAAGCTCTTCCGTGGGTGAGATATATAACCATGGCTGGTGAGTACGAACTCAGGCTCATGTAA
- the BNAC05G08260D gene encoding uncharacterized protein BNAC05G08260D, translating to MAGRDTFELRFAAVAASAAVLIFLFSSQAVEASRMLNLCSHTAYPSLCQPLVKRVTNPRRATHQTIQALEAKTKLALTEAARYKSGNQEITTCYETFTDALYNLANARKSIRKRNVMAMNTFLTAAVSDFGVCVEGFIDKGQVNTVQNAAVDLRKIGTNCLMLSTLIR from the coding sequence atggcGGGTCGCGACACTTTCGAGCTGCGTTTTGCGGCCGTCGCGGCATCCGCCGCCGTATTGATCTTCCTCTTTTCCAGCCAAGCCGTGGAAGCATCACGTATGCTGAACCTATGCTCTCACACCGCGTATCCATCTCTGTGCCAGCCTTTGGTGAAGCGTGTCACGAACCCAAGAAGAGCCACGCACCAAACCATACAGGCTTTGGAGGCTAAGACAAAGCTGGCTTTAACTGAAGCGGCCAGGTACAAAAGCGGTAACCAAGAGATCACTACATGTTATGAAACGTTTACCGACGCGCTATATAATTTGGCAAACGCGAGGAAGAGTATAAGGAAACGTAATGTGATGGCGATGAACACGTTTTTAACTGCGGCTGTGTCTGATTTCGGTGTATGTGTTGAAGGGTTCATTGACAAGGGTCAGGTTAATACGGTTCAAAATGCAGCGGTTGATTTGAGGAAAATTGGCACCAATTGCTTGATGTTGTCTACATTGATTAGATGA
- the BNAC05G08270D gene encoding uncharacterized protein BNAC05G08270D, whose translation MTSIREEMMFHPFASSTQRWLNQLLSLFPLSKNTLAMVNQLKEKKEQVQQQQQQNLDPEAESSRFFFCGSFCSALSRLFSLTCVIFLVLSFATLLSAIFWLFPPRRSLPRHHADDIVHLNASVQACFRLHKPASKVISHRGKLEKDIFSSLDLRNHTKVTVLSLHQPGASNFTEVKFGVLPVLTNHTLRKDSLTSLRSSFVNLFAQRSSLNLNKSTFGKPTSFQVLKFPGGITVDPLGLEPVSGLLTLVFSFTLDVSLSEIQHKVDLLKNQLELVLHLEMFESFRVVLTNHKGSTVSPPVTVRGCVVSTTMTTVESHIQQRSNNLAQPPAKNFGLDNSVFGEVRNVTFTAYPEGTVLDSDSVLALTPSS comes from the exons ATGACTAGCATAAGAGAAGAGATGATGTTTCACCCTTTTGCTTCTTCTACTCAACGTTGGTTGAACCAACTCCTTTctctcttccctctctcaaAGAATACTCTTGCAATGGTAAATCAACTAAAGGAGAAGAAGGAACAAGTTCAACAACAACAGCAGCAGAATCTTGACCCTGAAGCTGAATCTTCTCGATTCTTCTTCTGTGGGAGCTTTTGCTCTGCCCTGTCGCGTCTGTTTAGTCTAACATGTGTGATCTTTTTGGTCCTTAGCTTTGCGACTCTCCTTTCAGCGATCTTCTGGCTATTCCCGCCGCGTCGATCGCTGCCTAGACACCATGCTGATGATATAGTTCATCTCAATG CATCAGTACAAGCATGCTTTAGACTCCACAAACCAGCTTCTAAGGTCATTTCCCATAGAGGAAAACTAGAGAAGGATATCTTTTCAAGTTTAGATCTCAGGAACCACACCAAG GTGACTGTTCTGTCTCTGCATCAACCAGGTGCATCTAACTTCACTGAAGTCAAGTTTGGAGTTCTGCCTGTACTTACTAACCATACATTAAGAAAAGACTCGTTAACTTCCCTGCGATCTTCTTTCGTTAACCTCTTTGCTCAAAGGTCGAGTCTGAACCTAAACAAATCAACTTTCGGGAAGCCAACTTCTTTTCAGGTTCTCAAGTTCCCTGGTGGAATAACTGTGGATCCTCTGGGACTCGAACCCGTCTCTGGATTACTAACGCTTGTGTTTAGCTTCACACTCGACGTTTCCTTGTCCGAGATACAACACAAAGTGGACCTGCTAAAGAATCAGCTCGAGCTTGTGTTGCATTTGGAGATGTTCGAGAGTTTTCGTGTCGTTCTAACTAATCATAAAGGATCTACAGTATCTCCTCCTGTAACTGTTCGGGGTTGTGTTGTCTCAACAACCATGACAACTGTGGAAAGCCATATTCAGCAGAGATCCAACAATCTTGCTCAGCCTCCTGCTAAGAACTTCGGTCTAGACAACTCAGTTTTTGGTGAAGTCAGGAATGTTACTTTCACAGCTTACCCGGAGGGCACAGTTCTTGATTCTGATTCGGTGTTGGCACTAACGCCAAGTTCTTGA
- the BNAC05G08280D gene encoding uncharacterized protein BNAC05G08280D — translation MPTEVNLHHISSLLSFKVIFPKKPGFSQLIKNDCLPSTLIISQPTTAFHLSMTSINNRTLENVEFSIQNLIKSWCRRQKWRQLCLFSPKQHQQELTSTEPRWRITLSEFLESYQVHLFTIFLLSLDIVLMSLELSSSLLSCTSAKKTSNKDEWFRWGGTAILSILAVKSTALAVAMGKSFFRQPGCVMDGAVALIALVLQVFLDRKGTGFIVVVSLWRVLRVVETAFELSDEAIEVQINGIISHFQDLSQENRTLLETLAEKDEVIKKLEEEINQFKETVTNQS, via the coding sequence atGCCAACAGAAGTAAACTTGCATCATATCTCAAGCTTACTTTCCTTTAAAGTAATCTTTCCCAAAAAACCTGGATTTTCTCAACTCATTAAAAATGATTGCCTTCCTTCAACGCTCATCATATCACAACCCACCACAGCTTTTCATCTTTCCATGACTTCCATCAACAACAGAACACTTGAAAATGTCGAATTCTCCATCCAAAACCTAATCAAGAGCTGGTGCAGACGGCAAAAATGGCGACAACTTTGCCTGTTCTCCCCAAAACAACACCAACAAGAACTCACCTCCACTGAACCACGGTGGAGAATCACTTTATCTGAGTTCCTGGAGTCATACCAAGTTCAccttttcaccatcttcttgcTCTCTCTCGACATTGTCCTAATGTCCCTCGAACTATcttcctctctcctctcctGCACATCAGCCAAGAAGACGTCAAACAAGGACGAATGGTTCCGTTGGGGAGGAACCGCCATTCTGAGCATCCTCGCCGTTAAATCCACGGCTTTAGCTGTTGCTATGGGGAAATCGTTTTTCAGACAACCTGGCTGTGTAATGGACGGTGCGGTTGCCCTTATAGCTCTGGTTCTCCAGGTGTTTCTTGACAGGAAAGGGACAGGTTTCATAGTGGTGGTGAGCTTGTGGCGGGTTTTGAGGGTTGTGGAGACTGCTTTCGAGCTTAGCGATGAAGCTATTGAAGTGCAGATAAATGGAATCATCAGCCACTTTCAAGATCTTAGTCAAGAGAATAGAACATTGCTAGAGACTCTTGCAGAGAAAGATGAAGTCATcaagaagctagaagaagagATAAACCAATTCAAAGAAACTGTAACAAACCAATCATAG
- the LOC106357936 gene encoding uncharacterized protein LOC106357936 isoform X2 — MASANQFHSTSLPLDNHSVTPTTATTGLVFPANYGVKPEAALVMDWFPEEQYVLEKGLAKLKDEPKVSKYVKIAAALPDKTVRDVALRCRWMTRKRRKRAETSAGKNISNIKVVDTSPELNMLANVPQQNAVYVMNNMRHSTHIPFEGPSDEVMDLLQQNAQAFSQISYNLSAYKLQDNISLFCLARNNISAILTDMKEMPGIMSRMLPLPVSVNDDLASRLFASTTQPRSYTIQPSIHLKQEPRI; from the exons ATGGCGTCTG CTAATCAGTTTCATTCAACATCCCTCCCACTGGATAACCACTCTGTGACGCCGACCACTGCCACCACCGGTCTTGTATTTCCGGCGAACTACGGTGTTAAACCTGAAGCTGCTTTGGTCATGGATTGGTTCCCTGAGGAGCAGTATGTTTTGGAGAAGGGTCTTGCAAA ATTGAAAGATGAACCGAAAGTTTCAAAGTATGTGAAGATCGCTGCAGCTCTGCCGGATAAAACTGTAAGGGATGTTGCATTGAGGTGTAGATGGATGACG CGAAAACGAAGAAAAAGAGCAGAAACCAGTGCTGGGAAGAACATTAGCAATATAAAG GTGGTGGATACATCCCCAGAACTGAACATGCTAGCCAATGTGCCACAACAAAATGCTGTATATGTCATGAACAATATGCGCCACAGTACACATATTCCTTTTGAAG GTCCAAGTGACGAAGTAATGGATCTTCTACAGCAAAATGCTCAAGCTTTCAGTCAGATTTCTTACAACCTCTCCGCGTACAAG TTGCAGGATAACATCAGTCTCTTTTGTCTGGCAAGAAATAACATCAGCGCCATTCTGACCGA CATGAAGGAGATGCCTGGTATCATGAGTCGGATGCTGCCTCTACCTGTTTCAGTTAACGATGATCTTGCCAGTCGTTTATTTGCGAGTACAACACAG CCAAGATCATACACCATTCAACCAAGCATCCACCTGAAGCAAGAGCCGAGAATTTGA
- the LOC106357936 gene encoding uncharacterized protein LOC106357936 isoform X1: protein MASGEFLISCSSKANQFHSTSLPLDNHSVTPTTATTGLVFPANYGVKPEAALVMDWFPEEQYVLEKGLAKLKDEPKVSKYVKIAAALPDKTVRDVALRCRWMTRKRRKRAETSAGKNISNIKVVDTSPELNMLANVPQQNAVYVMNNMRHSTHIPFEGPSDEVMDLLQQNAQAFSQISYNLSAYKLQDNISLFCLARNNISAILTDMKEMPGIMSRMLPLPVSVNDDLASRLFASTTQPRSYTIQPSIHLKQEPRI from the exons ATGGCGTCTGGTGAATTTCTCATCTCATGCTCCTCTAAAG CTAATCAGTTTCATTCAACATCCCTCCCACTGGATAACCACTCTGTGACGCCGACCACTGCCACCACCGGTCTTGTATTTCCGGCGAACTACGGTGTTAAACCTGAAGCTGCTTTGGTCATGGATTGGTTCCCTGAGGAGCAGTATGTTTTGGAGAAGGGTCTTGCAAA ATTGAAAGATGAACCGAAAGTTTCAAAGTATGTGAAGATCGCTGCAGCTCTGCCGGATAAAACTGTAAGGGATGTTGCATTGAGGTGTAGATGGATGACG CGAAAACGAAGAAAAAGAGCAGAAACCAGTGCTGGGAAGAACATTAGCAATATAAAG GTGGTGGATACATCCCCAGAACTGAACATGCTAGCCAATGTGCCACAACAAAATGCTGTATATGTCATGAACAATATGCGCCACAGTACACATATTCCTTTTGAAG GTCCAAGTGACGAAGTAATGGATCTTCTACAGCAAAATGCTCAAGCTTTCAGTCAGATTTCTTACAACCTCTCCGCGTACAAG TTGCAGGATAACATCAGTCTCTTTTGTCTGGCAAGAAATAACATCAGCGCCATTCTGACCGA CATGAAGGAGATGCCTGGTATCATGAGTCGGATGCTGCCTCTACCTGTTTCAGTTAACGATGATCTTGCCAGTCGTTTATTTGCGAGTACAACACAG CCAAGATCATACACCATTCAACCAAGCATCCACCTGAAGCAAGAGCCGAGAATTTGA
- the LOC106357937 gene encoding 15-cis-zeta-carotene isomerase, chloroplastic has translation MAVYHLLLSTSPSLALPPRRPNFSSTRRIPAHPRLTKLPSSPPSSSLPAIRKTLVRSTLREDPVSPDAESPTLMIGEDSAAFELGKQKLVSWVYFGVILGVVLYVLNVVWIDNSTGFGKSYIDAVSTISGSPEVAMLMLILIFATVHSGLASLRDVGEKLIGERAFRVLFAGVSLPLAMSTIVFFINHRYDGSQLWQLQGVPGVHEAIWVANFVSFFFLYPSTFNLLEVAAVDKPKMHLWETGIMRITRHPQMVGQIVWCLAHTLWIGNSVAASASLGLIAHHLFGAWNGDRRLAKSYGDAFEGIKKRTSIIPFAAIIEGRQVLPEDYYKEFVRLPYLAITALTVGAYFAHPLMQGASFRLHW, from the exons atggcGGTTTATCATCTCCTCCTCTCGACCTCTCCTTCGCTTGCTCTTCCTCCTCGCCGTCCTAACTTCAGCTCAACCCGCCGGATACCAGCTCACCCTCGTCTCACTAAACTCCCCAGCTCGCCGCCTTCTTCCTCTCTACCGGCAATTCGGAAAACACTCGTCCGTAGCACTCTCCGGGAAGACCCCGTATCTCCAGACGCAGAGAGTCCAACTCTGATGATCGGAGAAGACTCTGCTGCTTTTGAATTAGGCAAACAGAAGCTCGTTTCCTGGGTTTATTTCGGCGTTATCCTTGGAGTCGTCCTCTACGTCCTCAACGTTGTTTGGATCGATAACTCCACCGGTTTCGGAAAATCGTACATCGACGCCGTCTCCACCATCTCCGGCTCACCGGAG GTGGCGATGTTGATGCTTATCCTCATATTCGCAACTGTGCATAGTGGATTAGCGAGTCTGAGAGATGTAGGAGAGAAACTCATAGGCGAACGAGCATTTCGTGTTCTCTTTGCTGGTGTCTCTCTTCCTTTAGCTATGAGCACCATT GTTTTCTTTATAAACCATAGATACGATGGGTCACAGTTATGGCAGCTTCAGGGTGTTCCCGGTGTCCATGAAGCTATTTGGGTCGCTAACTTTGTgtccttcttctttctctatcCTTCAACTTTCAATCTCCTGGAGGTGGCTGCTGTTGATAAGCCCAAGATGCATCTGTGGGAGACTGGCATCATGAGAATCACTCGTCATCCTCAG ATGGTTGGACAGATCGTTTGGTGTTTGGCACATACTCTCTGGATTGGAAACTCAGTAGCTGCATCGGCTTCTCTTGGCTTGATTGCACACCATTTGTTTGGAGCGTGGAATGGAGACAGGAGATTGGCGAAAAGTTACGGAGATGCTTTTGAAGGGATCAAGAAGAGAACGAGTATAATTCCGTTTGCCGCCATTATTGAAGGACGCCAAGTTTTGCCTGAGGATTACTACAAAGAGTTTGTTAGGTTGCCTTATCTTGCAATCACGGCGTTAACAGTTGGTGCCTATTTTGCTCACCCGCTAATGCAAGGTGCAAGCTTCAGGCTTCATTGGTAG
- the LOC106357939 gene encoding eukaryotic translation initiation factor 3 subunit H has translation MATMARSFLQAISKDEAVAPPLRVVQIEGLAVLKIIKHCKEFAPTLVTGQLLGLDVGSVLEVTNCFPFPVRDDDEEVEADGANYQLEMMRCLREVNVDNNTVGWYQSTVLGSYQTVELIETFMNYQENIKRCVCIIYDPSKADLGVLALKALKLSDSFMELYRGGNFTGEKLREKNFSWMDIFEEIPIKVSNSALVSAFMTELETDAPVSQGDYDRLHSSTTPFLENNMEFLIKCMDDLSMEQQKFQYYYRNLSRQQAQQQAWLQKRRTENTARRSAGEEPLPEEDPSNPIFKPIPEPSRLESFLITNQVSNFCGQINGVAGQNFSRLYLTKALHEN, from the exons ATGGCAACCA TGGCTAGGTCGTTTTTGCAGGCGATATCGAAGGATGAGGCGGTGGCTCCTCCGCTCAGAGTTGTTCAGATCGAAGGACTG GCTGTGCTGAAGATAATCAAACACTGCAAGGAGTTTGCACCGACGCTTGTCACAGGGCAGCTTCTTGGACTTGATGTTGGTAGTGTTCTTGAAGTCACCAATTGTTTTCCGTTCCCT GTGAGAGATGACGATGAAGAAGTTGAAGCCGATGGTGCCAATTATCAGCTTGAGATGATGAGATGTCTGAGAGAGGTTAATGTCGACAACAACACTGTTGGCTG gtatCAATCCACAGTCCTTGGGTCATATCAGACCGTTGAATTGATTGAAACCTTCATGAATTACCAG GAGAACATCAAGAGGTGTGTGTGCATCATCTATGATCCCTCTAAAGCTGATCTAGGCGTCTTAGCTTTGAAGGCTTTGAAGCTTTCAGATTCCTTTATGGAGCTCTACCGGGGCGGGAACTTTACCGGCGAGAA GTTGAGAGAGAAAAACTTCTCCTGGATGGATATTTTTGAGGAAATTCCT ATCAAGGTTTCAAACTCTGCGCTTGTCAGTGCCTTCATGACCGAGCTGGAGACTGATGCACCTGTCTCACAG GGTGATTATGATCGTCTACACTCATCAACCACTCCTTTCCTTGAGAACAATATGGAGTTTCTGATAAAATGCATGGACGATTTATCTATGGAACAGCAAAAG TTTCAATATTACTACCGGAACCTCTCTCGTCAGCAAGCGCAGCAGCAAGCCTGGCTCCAGAAGAGGAG GACGGAGAACACGGCTCGTAGATCAGCAGGAGAAGAGCCTTTACCCGAAGAGGATCCATCAAACCCAATCTTCAAGCCGATCCCTGAACCATCAAGGCTAGAGAGTTTCCTCATCACAAACCAAGTCTCAAACTTCTGCGGCCAAATCAATGG AGTGGCTGGCCAGAACTTCAGCAGGCTCTACCTGACCAAGGCATTGCACGAAAACTGA